From the genome of Rhineura floridana isolate rRhiFlo1 chromosome 7, rRhiFlo1.hap2, whole genome shotgun sequence, one region includes:
- the NUDT13 gene encoding NAD(P)H pyrophosphatase NUDT13, mitochondrial isoform X5, with amino-acid sequence MFELKEDDAACRQGYNSGTFFLFYNFSPFLQHKGTMVLAPKINASEIKRILEKFRQGEERIEDSMLVGCSDECTPYFALDLGFLERSALESELNGSFAELRKAFFQLEEEDASLISTAQSLLRWHDNNRYCGKTGQPTMKNLSGSKRVCHSSGIIYYPQIFPVVITLVSDGSRCLLVRQASFPRGMYSALSGFCDMGETLEDTVRREVAEEVGLEVESLWYSASQHWPFPNSTLMIACHALVHPQQSKININIQELEAAKWFSHEEVVKALGREPKSSKEKDDSLSFWVPPKQAIAHQLIQEWVKKQASVPA; translated from the exons ATGTTTGAGCTAAAAGAAGATGATGCTGCATGTAGGCAAGGCTATAACTCAGGAACTTTTTTCCTGTTTTACAACTTCTCTCCCTTCTTGCAACACAAAGGAACAATGGTCTTGGCCCCAAAGATAAATGCATCAG AAATTAAAAGAATTCTGGAGAAGTTCAGACAGGGAGAAGAAAGGATAGAGGATTCCATGCTGGTTGGTTGTTCAGATGAGTGCACACCATATTTTGCTTTGGATCTAG GATTCTTGGAAAGATCTGCCCTTGAATCTGAACTCAATGGATCATTTGCAGAATTGCGGAAAGCTTTCTTCCAGTTAGAAGAGGAAGATGCATCCTTGATTTCCACG GCTCAGTCTCTCCTTCGCTGGCATGACAACAACCGATATTGTGGCAAAACTGGGCAGCCCACAATGAAGAACCTGTCTGGGAGCAAACGGGTTTGTCACAGCAGTGGAATAATCTATTACCCACAG aTATTTCCAGTGGTCATTACTTTGGTATCTGATGGGAGTCGATGCCTTCTTGTACGGCAAGCATCATTTCCTAGAGGGATGTACAGTGCTCTGTCTGGCTTCTGTGATATGG GTGAAACTTTGGAAGATACAGTCCGGCGGGAAGTGGCTGAAGAGGTGGGATTAGAGGTGGAGTCTTTGTGGTATTCTGCATCTCAACACTGGCCATTCCCAAACAGCACACTAATGATAGCTTGTCATGCGCTGGTGCACCCACAACAGAGTAAG ATTAATATCAACATACAGGAGCTAGAAGCAGCCAAGTGGTTCAGCCATGAGGAGGTCGTGAAGGCTCTTGGACGGGAACCAAAATCTTCCAAAGAAAAGGATGACAGCCTTTCTTTTTGGGTGCCACCTAAGCAAGCCATAGCCCACCAGTTAATTCAAGAATGGGTTAAGAAGCAAGCCTCTGTGCCTGCTTAG
- the NUDT13 gene encoding NAD(P)H pyrophosphatase NUDT13, mitochondrial isoform X1 gives MAISLICQAGYRTAASLYCRLHSTYVKRIRFMLQRRIGCQMRTPLNRAIQTPDLPCWRGAGLLFGSASGGRWKPCPRNSHFGGKRYMFELKEDDAACRQGYNSGTFFLFYNFSPFLQHKGTMVLAPKINASEIKRILEKFRQGEERIEDSMLVGCSDECTPYFALDLGFLERSALESELNGSFAELRKAFFQLEEEDASLISTAQSLLRWHDNNRYCGKTGQPTMKNLSGSKRVCHSSGIIYYPQIFPVVITLVSDGSRCLLVRQASFPRGMYSALSGFCDMGETLEDTVRREVAEEVGLEVESLWYSASQHWPFPNSTLMIACHALVHPQQSKININIQELEAAKWFSHEEVVKALGREPKSSKEKDDSLSFWVPPKQAIAHQLIQEWVKKQASVPA, from the exons ATGGCAATTTCATTGATTTGTCAAGCAGGATATAGAACAGCTGCTTCTCTGTATTGCAGGCTGCATTCAACCTATGTCAAGAGAATAAG GTTTATGTTACAAAGGAGGATTGGATGCCAAATGAGAACACCTCTGAACAGGGCAATCCAGACCCCTGATCTGCcatgctggaggggggctggattaCTGTTTGGCTCTGCCAGCGGAGGCAGGTGGAAACCCTGCCCCAGAAACTCTCATTTTGGGGGGAAGAG GTATATGTTTGAGCTAAAAGAAGATGATGCTGCATGTAGGCAAGGCTATAACTCAGGAACTTTTTTCCTGTTTTACAACTTCTCTCCCTTCTTGCAACACAAAGGAACAATGGTCTTGGCCCCAAAGATAAATGCATCAG AAATTAAAAGAATTCTGGAGAAGTTCAGACAGGGAGAAGAAAGGATAGAGGATTCCATGCTGGTTGGTTGTTCAGATGAGTGCACACCATATTTTGCTTTGGATCTAG GATTCTTGGAAAGATCTGCCCTTGAATCTGAACTCAATGGATCATTTGCAGAATTGCGGAAAGCTTTCTTCCAGTTAGAAGAGGAAGATGCATCCTTGATTTCCACG GCTCAGTCTCTCCTTCGCTGGCATGACAACAACCGATATTGTGGCAAAACTGGGCAGCCCACAATGAAGAACCTGTCTGGGAGCAAACGGGTTTGTCACAGCAGTGGAATAATCTATTACCCACAG aTATTTCCAGTGGTCATTACTTTGGTATCTGATGGGAGTCGATGCCTTCTTGTACGGCAAGCATCATTTCCTAGAGGGATGTACAGTGCTCTGTCTGGCTTCTGTGATATGG GTGAAACTTTGGAAGATACAGTCCGGCGGGAAGTGGCTGAAGAGGTGGGATTAGAGGTGGAGTCTTTGTGGTATTCTGCATCTCAACACTGGCCATTCCCAAACAGCACACTAATGATAGCTTGTCATGCGCTGGTGCACCCACAACAGAGTAAG ATTAATATCAACATACAGGAGCTAGAAGCAGCCAAGTGGTTCAGCCATGAGGAGGTCGTGAAGGCTCTTGGACGGGAACCAAAATCTTCCAAAGAAAAGGATGACAGCCTTTCTTTTTGGGTGCCACCTAAGCAAGCCATAGCCCACCAGTTAATTCAAGAATGGGTTAAGAAGCAAGCCTCTGTGCCTGCTTAG
- the NUDT13 gene encoding NAD(P)H pyrophosphatase NUDT13, mitochondrial isoform X4 has protein sequence MLEGGWITVWLCQRRYMFELKEDDAACRQGYNSGTFFLFYNFSPFLQHKGTMVLAPKINASEIKRILEKFRQGEERIEDSMLVGCSDECTPYFALDLGFLERSALESELNGSFAELRKAFFQLEEEDASLISTAQSLLRWHDNNRYCGKTGQPTMKNLSGSKRVCHSSGIIYYPQIFPVVITLVSDGSRCLLVRQASFPRGMYSALSGFCDMGETLEDTVRREVAEEVGLEVESLWYSASQHWPFPNSTLMIACHALVHPQQSKININIQELEAAKWFSHEEVVKALGREPKSSKEKDDSLSFWVPPKQAIAHQLIQEWVKKQASVPA, from the exons atgctggaggggggctggattaCTGTTTGGCTCTGCCAGCGGAG GTATATGTTTGAGCTAAAAGAAGATGATGCTGCATGTAGGCAAGGCTATAACTCAGGAACTTTTTTCCTGTTTTACAACTTCTCTCCCTTCTTGCAACACAAAGGAACAATGGTCTTGGCCCCAAAGATAAATGCATCAG AAATTAAAAGAATTCTGGAGAAGTTCAGACAGGGAGAAGAAAGGATAGAGGATTCCATGCTGGTTGGTTGTTCAGATGAGTGCACACCATATTTTGCTTTGGATCTAG GATTCTTGGAAAGATCTGCCCTTGAATCTGAACTCAATGGATCATTTGCAGAATTGCGGAAAGCTTTCTTCCAGTTAGAAGAGGAAGATGCATCCTTGATTTCCACG GCTCAGTCTCTCCTTCGCTGGCATGACAACAACCGATATTGTGGCAAAACTGGGCAGCCCACAATGAAGAACCTGTCTGGGAGCAAACGGGTTTGTCACAGCAGTGGAATAATCTATTACCCACAG aTATTTCCAGTGGTCATTACTTTGGTATCTGATGGGAGTCGATGCCTTCTTGTACGGCAAGCATCATTTCCTAGAGGGATGTACAGTGCTCTGTCTGGCTTCTGTGATATGG GTGAAACTTTGGAAGATACAGTCCGGCGGGAAGTGGCTGAAGAGGTGGGATTAGAGGTGGAGTCTTTGTGGTATTCTGCATCTCAACACTGGCCATTCCCAAACAGCACACTAATGATAGCTTGTCATGCGCTGGTGCACCCACAACAGAGTAAG ATTAATATCAACATACAGGAGCTAGAAGCAGCCAAGTGGTTCAGCCATGAGGAGGTCGTGAAGGCTCTTGGACGGGAACCAAAATCTTCCAAAGAAAAGGATGACAGCCTTTCTTTTTGGGTGCCACCTAAGCAAGCCATAGCCCACCAGTTAATTCAAGAATGGGTTAAGAAGCAAGCCTCTGTGCCTGCTTAG
- the NUDT13 gene encoding NAD(P)H pyrophosphatase NUDT13, mitochondrial isoform X2 gives MLQRRIGCQMRTPLNRAIQTPDLPCWRGAGLLFGSASGGRWKPCPRNSHFGGKRYMFELKEDDAACRQGYNSGTFFLFYNFSPFLQHKGTMVLAPKINASEIKRILEKFRQGEERIEDSMLVGCSDECTPYFALDLGFLERSALESELNGSFAELRKAFFQLEEEDASLISTAQSLLRWHDNNRYCGKTGQPTMKNLSGSKRVCHSSGIIYYPQIFPVVITLVSDGSRCLLVRQASFPRGMYSALSGFCDMGETLEDTVRREVAEEVGLEVESLWYSASQHWPFPNSTLMIACHALVHPQQSKININIQELEAAKWFSHEEVVKALGREPKSSKEKDDSLSFWVPPKQAIAHQLIQEWVKKQASVPA, from the exons ATGTTACAAAGGAGGATTGGATGCCAAATGAGAACACCTCTGAACAGGGCAATCCAGACCCCTGATCTGCcatgctggaggggggctggattaCTGTTTGGCTCTGCCAGCGGAGGCAGGTGGAAACCCTGCCCCAGAAACTCTCATTTTGGGGGGAAGAG GTATATGTTTGAGCTAAAAGAAGATGATGCTGCATGTAGGCAAGGCTATAACTCAGGAACTTTTTTCCTGTTTTACAACTTCTCTCCCTTCTTGCAACACAAAGGAACAATGGTCTTGGCCCCAAAGATAAATGCATCAG AAATTAAAAGAATTCTGGAGAAGTTCAGACAGGGAGAAGAAAGGATAGAGGATTCCATGCTGGTTGGTTGTTCAGATGAGTGCACACCATATTTTGCTTTGGATCTAG GATTCTTGGAAAGATCTGCCCTTGAATCTGAACTCAATGGATCATTTGCAGAATTGCGGAAAGCTTTCTTCCAGTTAGAAGAGGAAGATGCATCCTTGATTTCCACG GCTCAGTCTCTCCTTCGCTGGCATGACAACAACCGATATTGTGGCAAAACTGGGCAGCCCACAATGAAGAACCTGTCTGGGAGCAAACGGGTTTGTCACAGCAGTGGAATAATCTATTACCCACAG aTATTTCCAGTGGTCATTACTTTGGTATCTGATGGGAGTCGATGCCTTCTTGTACGGCAAGCATCATTTCCTAGAGGGATGTACAGTGCTCTGTCTGGCTTCTGTGATATGG GTGAAACTTTGGAAGATACAGTCCGGCGGGAAGTGGCTGAAGAGGTGGGATTAGAGGTGGAGTCTTTGTGGTATTCTGCATCTCAACACTGGCCATTCCCAAACAGCACACTAATGATAGCTTGTCATGCGCTGGTGCACCCACAACAGAGTAAG ATTAATATCAACATACAGGAGCTAGAAGCAGCCAAGTGGTTCAGCCATGAGGAGGTCGTGAAGGCTCTTGGACGGGAACCAAAATCTTCCAAAGAAAAGGATGACAGCCTTTCTTTTTGGGTGCCACCTAAGCAAGCCATAGCCCACCAGTTAATTCAAGAATGGGTTAAGAAGCAAGCCTCTGTGCCTGCTTAG
- the NUDT13 gene encoding NAD(P)H pyrophosphatase NUDT13, mitochondrial isoform X3 produces the protein MAISLICQAGYRTAASLYCRLHSTYVKRIRYMFELKEDDAACRQGYNSGTFFLFYNFSPFLQHKGTMVLAPKINASEIKRILEKFRQGEERIEDSMLVGCSDECTPYFALDLGFLERSALESELNGSFAELRKAFFQLEEEDASLISTAQSLLRWHDNNRYCGKTGQPTMKNLSGSKRVCHSSGIIYYPQIFPVVITLVSDGSRCLLVRQASFPRGMYSALSGFCDMGETLEDTVRREVAEEVGLEVESLWYSASQHWPFPNSTLMIACHALVHPQQSKININIQELEAAKWFSHEEVVKALGREPKSSKEKDDSLSFWVPPKQAIAHQLIQEWVKKQASVPA, from the exons ATGGCAATTTCATTGATTTGTCAAGCAGGATATAGAACAGCTGCTTCTCTGTATTGCAGGCTGCATTCAACCTATGTCAAGAGAATAAG GTATATGTTTGAGCTAAAAGAAGATGATGCTGCATGTAGGCAAGGCTATAACTCAGGAACTTTTTTCCTGTTTTACAACTTCTCTCCCTTCTTGCAACACAAAGGAACAATGGTCTTGGCCCCAAAGATAAATGCATCAG AAATTAAAAGAATTCTGGAGAAGTTCAGACAGGGAGAAGAAAGGATAGAGGATTCCATGCTGGTTGGTTGTTCAGATGAGTGCACACCATATTTTGCTTTGGATCTAG GATTCTTGGAAAGATCTGCCCTTGAATCTGAACTCAATGGATCATTTGCAGAATTGCGGAAAGCTTTCTTCCAGTTAGAAGAGGAAGATGCATCCTTGATTTCCACG GCTCAGTCTCTCCTTCGCTGGCATGACAACAACCGATATTGTGGCAAAACTGGGCAGCCCACAATGAAGAACCTGTCTGGGAGCAAACGGGTTTGTCACAGCAGTGGAATAATCTATTACCCACAG aTATTTCCAGTGGTCATTACTTTGGTATCTGATGGGAGTCGATGCCTTCTTGTACGGCAAGCATCATTTCCTAGAGGGATGTACAGTGCTCTGTCTGGCTTCTGTGATATGG GTGAAACTTTGGAAGATACAGTCCGGCGGGAAGTGGCTGAAGAGGTGGGATTAGAGGTGGAGTCTTTGTGGTATTCTGCATCTCAACACTGGCCATTCCCAAACAGCACACTAATGATAGCTTGTCATGCGCTGGTGCACCCACAACAGAGTAAG ATTAATATCAACATACAGGAGCTAGAAGCAGCCAAGTGGTTCAGCCATGAGGAGGTCGTGAAGGCTCTTGGACGGGAACCAAAATCTTCCAAAGAAAAGGATGACAGCCTTTCTTTTTGGGTGCCACCTAAGCAAGCCATAGCCCACCAGTTAATTCAAGAATGGGTTAAGAAGCAAGCCTCTGTGCCTGCTTAG